In Methanothermus fervidus DSM 2088, a single genomic region encodes these proteins:
- a CDS encoding hypothetical protein (KEGG: fsu:Fisuc_1730 ABC transporter related protein~SPTR: C4WYK4 Putative TdLFC71 protein (Fragment)): MASERFIKGIYWTLIISFTFFIVLEAIAEYKPHLLPWAKTHMFVILLGVCISSAALGIYLVFLFLYWDKYGSKINDVKYAGLLGRFLPPLICFILSLSYLGRIGELTKQAWLVNISDVGEDILLTIGIIGIILYFILRKLGKIPHR, from the coding sequence ATGGCATCAGAAAGATTTATAAAAGGCATTTATTGGACATTAATTATATCCTTTACTTTTTTCATAGTATTGGAAGCTATAGCTGAGTACAAACCTCATTTGCTGCCCTGGGCAAAAACACATATGTTTGTAATACTGCTAGGAGTTTGTATAAGTTCTGCCGCACTAGGTATTTATCTTGTATTTTTATTTTTATATTGGGACAAATATGGATCAAAGATTAATGATGTTAAATATGCTGGTCTTTTAGGAAGGTTTTTACCACCTTTGATATGCTTTATACTCTCATTAAGCTATTTAGGTAGAATAGGTGAATTAACAAAGCAAGCATGGTTGGTGAATATAAGTGATGTGGGAGAAGATATACTTCTTACTATAGGGATCATAGGAATTATCCTTTACTTTATTTTACGAAAACTAGGTAAAATACCTCATAGGTGA
- a CDS encoding O-methyltransferase family 2 (InterPro IPR001077~KEGG: dae:Dtox_0362 O-methyltransferase family 2~PFAM: O-methyltransferase family 2~SPTR: C8W4W2 O-methyltransferase family 2~PFAM: O-methyltransferase) codes for MVTKKNILLKKPKITDVKKLYDILGSSSKYYKLFCVLYTATSLNLFDNLEEFKKPKDLSDKIGTHPRLTHILCEVLSNIGLLNKKKDKYKNTKIAELFLKTDSDYSQIEVIKNLYNGFKIWERLPSIMKSGPLHIDEEDFFEDNLIHALAAEILTGELQDTVNIVARLPEFQKARKLLDLGGGHGLYSIAFTTLNPNLKAYVFDFPNVIKDTRKYLETFNADRVKVIEGNFFVDDIGSGYDIIFFSYNPGGKNPKLVPKIHKALNDGGIFITKHAFYKKGEGSKDPLLDLEWNLTKFEGVKKKDKIYSFEGDLYYEDYLELLKKYFSIVDIVESKKFSRLPLYKFGDVLDSKIIICKKQPN; via the coding sequence TTGGTGACTAAAAAGAATATTCTCCTTAAAAAACCTAAAATTACAGATGTCAAAAAGTTATATGATATCTTAGGATCATCTTCTAAGTATTATAAACTTTTCTGTGTATTATACACAGCAACAAGTCTCAATCTTTTTGATAACCTTGAAGAGTTTAAAAAACCAAAAGATTTATCAGATAAGATAGGAACACATCCTCGTTTAACTCATATCTTATGTGAAGTACTTTCAAACATAGGATTATTGAACAAAAAAAAGGATAAATATAAAAACACAAAAATTGCTGAACTTTTCCTAAAAACAGATTCTGACTATTCTCAAATAGAAGTTATCAAAAACTTATATAATGGTTTTAAAATTTGGGAAAGATTACCTTCTATTATGAAGAGTGGACCGTTACATATTGATGAAGAAGATTTTTTTGAGGATAATCTTATTCATGCGCTTGCGGCAGAGATACTTACAGGCGAACTTCAAGATACTGTAAATATAGTTGCTAGGCTTCCAGAGTTTCAGAAAGCTCGAAAATTATTAGATCTTGGAGGTGGTCATGGACTTTATTCTATCGCATTTACAACACTAAACCCTAATTTAAAGGCTTATGTTTTTGATTTTCCAAATGTTATCAAAGATACACGTAAGTATCTTGAAACTTTTAATGCAGATAGGGTAAAGGTAATTGAAGGTAACTTTTTTGTAGATGATATAGGTAGTGGGTATGATATTATATTTTTCTCATATAATCCAGGCGGAAAAAACCCAAAACTGGTTCCAAAAATTCACAAAGCTTTAAATGATGGAGGAATTTTCATAACTAAACATGCGTTTTACAAGAAAGGTGAAGGTTCTAAAGATCCACTTCTGGATCTTGAATGGAATCTTACGAAATTTGAAGGTGTAAAAAAGAAAGATAAGATTTATAGTTTTGAAGGGGACCTTTATTACGAAGATTATTTAGAATTGCTAAAAAAATACTTTTCTATTGTTGATATAGTTGAAAGCAAAAAATTCAGTAGGCTACCTCTTTATAAATTTGGAGATGTTCTTGATTCAAAAATTATAATCTGTAAGAAGCAGCCTAATTAG
- a CDS encoding major facilitator superfamily MFS_1 (COGs: COG2814 Arabinose efflux permease~InterPro IPR001411: IPR016196: IPR011701~KEGG: mac:MA1657 efflux pump antibiotic resistance protein~PFAM: major facilitator superfamily MFS_1~SPTR: C8S7D4 Drug resistance transporter, EmrB/QacA subfamily~PFAM: Major Facilitator Superfamily~TIGRFAM: Multidrug resistance protein) codes for MEQKKLLFALVLTQFMLPFLMYALNVALPPIGKILHGSPVILAWIPTAYFLALAALQIPFGCIADIYGRKKILLTGILIFLISSILAAFSVSCEMILIFRTFQGIGAAMIFGGVLSTISSALPMTKRGKAYGWISMGGFSGMVLGPFLGGILTGKFGWQSVFYSVVPIALICFMLIVKTQEEWYGKQKPFDFKGAVLMALSMIFIVYGLSSIKKVENVIFVVFGLILLASFYVHEKKLKNPLVEIHLFKKKEFSYNLLSYFFAMMAMYPIQFLLSMYLQYFLRLPVPKTGFILTIAPLIIGLISPVSGWLSDKKNPAVVASIGIIFLILSLSFIISLNYQFILLGLIIYGIGFGLFFTANTKLVLSAVGREFLGVGAGTYGTSSIVGMSIAMAIVISLMKLFIKGPLPLNKEAFELVVRSSIIVIIIFLVISLLLTILAKDFSTLRVLRKGEINEK; via the coding sequence ATGGAACAAAAGAAGTTGTTGTTTGCACTTGTATTAACACAATTTATGTTGCCTTTTTTAATGTATGCATTAAATGTAGCTTTACCTCCTATTGGAAAAATATTACATGGTAGCCCTGTTATACTTGCGTGGATTCCTACCGCATATTTTCTTGCATTAGCAGCATTACAGATACCTTTTGGATGTATTGCAGATATTTACGGAAGAAAAAAGATATTATTGACAGGGATTTTAATATTCCTGATTTCCTCCATACTTGCAGCCTTTTCGGTCTCTTGCGAAATGATCTTAATTTTTAGAACATTTCAAGGAATAGGAGCTGCGATGATATTTGGAGGTGTACTTTCTACAATTAGCTCAGCCCTCCCTATGACTAAAAGAGGTAAGGCATATGGATGGATAAGTATGGGTGGTTTCAGTGGAATGGTTCTTGGGCCATTTTTAGGTGGCATTTTGACAGGAAAATTTGGATGGCAAAGCGTATTCTACTCAGTAGTACCTATTGCATTGATATGTTTCATGTTAATTGTTAAGACACAGGAAGAGTGGTATGGAAAGCAAAAACCTTTTGATTTTAAAGGTGCAGTGCTTATGGCACTTTCAATGATTTTCATTGTCTATGGTTTGTCTTCAATCAAAAAAGTAGAAAATGTTATTTTTGTTGTATTTGGTTTGATATTATTGGCATCGTTTTATGTACATGAAAAAAAGTTAAAAAATCCATTAGTTGAAATACATCTATTTAAGAAAAAAGAATTTAGTTATAATTTATTATCCTACTTTTTTGCAATGATGGCGATGTATCCTATCCAGTTTTTATTGAGTATGTATCTTCAGTATTTCTTACGGTTACCAGTCCCAAAAACAGGGTTCATATTGACAATTGCTCCATTAATAATTGGATTAATTTCACCTGTTTCTGGATGGTTATCTGATAAGAAAAATCCAGCAGTTGTAGCTTCAATAGGTATCATTTTTCTAATTCTTTCGCTAAGTTTTATAATTAGTCTAAACTATCAATTTATTTTGTTGGGGCTTATTATATATGGTATTGGTTTTGGATTATTTTTCACGGCGAACACAAAATTAGTATTGAGCGCTGTTGGAAGAGAATTTTTGGGCGTGGGGGCTGGAACATATGGAACATCTTCAATAGTAGGAATGAGTATTGCAATGGCAATAGTGATCTCACTTATGAAATTATTCATCAAAGGTCCTTTACCACTAAATAAAGAGGCATTTGAACTTGTAGTGCGTTCATCTATTATTGTTATAATAATATTTCTTGTAATTTCACTTTTATTGACCATTTTAGCAAAAGATTTCTCGACACTGAGAGTTTTAAGAAAAGGTGAAATTAATGAAAAATAA
- a CDS encoding TPR repeat-containing protein (InterPro IPR019734: IPR013026: IPR001440: IPR011990~KEGG: dae:Dtox_0479 tetratricopeptide TPR_2 repeat protein~PFAM: TPR repeat-containing protein~SPTR: C8W554 Tetratricopeptide TPR_2 repeat protein~PFAM: Tetratricopeptide repeat), with product MCVPISVSTQKLEGEDYYNKGISLYNVGKDRFDPEGVSKLKMALKAFNKAIKDNPYVPEFYYMRGITLLQFIHFYFRPFTNEQENMFLKSLTDFKKSLTLNNQFYIAYSGMGNAHDRYGLFDDAIEYYNKSLLHEDEIKEKNGKEALASIYFSRGRAYHRTLKSRCIQDYEKSLKYYELWQTKMHLATAYLQAGMLKKAIKMSDKAVNAVMSKEYQAPWDYRALQTRGKCHILLHDYDKAIDDLHRALDIAPFQDPDLLLLLGEAYRKKGNSEKATNNFKKCIEKSAELLKHPHQMKPKYTVYNTRGLAYMNLGLYDNAVDDFKSAAKLAPEYYPHAHTHYKTESLKNLALTYMLLGNKQKARKVFDKAKTIAEYQELEFTLRELNELSSNFS from the coding sequence ATGTGTGTACCTATCAGTGTGAGTACTCAAAAATTGGAAGGTGAAGATTATTATAACAAAGGAATTTCACTTTACAATGTTGGAAAAGATAGATTTGATCCTGAGGGAGTTTCTAAACTTAAAATGGCTTTAAAAGCGTTTAACAAGGCAATAAAAGATAATCCTTATGTTCCAGAATTTTATTACATGCGTGGGATCACTTTACTACAGTTTATACATTTTTATTTTAGGCCTTTTACCAATGAACAAGAAAACATGTTTTTAAAATCATTAACAGATTTTAAAAAGTCTTTAACTTTAAATAATCAATTTTATATTGCATATTCTGGCATGGGAAACGCACATGACAGATATGGTTTATTTGATGATGCTATAGAATATTACAATAAATCACTTTTACATGAAGATGAAATCAAAGAAAAAAATGGGAAAGAGGCGTTGGCATCAATTTACTTTTCTAGGGGAAGAGCTTACCACCGTACTCTTAAATCTCGATGTATACAGGATTACGAAAAATCATTAAAATATTATGAACTTTGGCAGACAAAAATGCATCTTGCAACTGCTTATCTTCAAGCTGGAATGTTAAAAAAAGCTATTAAAATGTCTGATAAGGCAGTAAATGCTGTAATGTCTAAAGAATATCAGGCACCATGGGACTATAGAGCATTACAAACTCGTGGAAAATGTCATATACTTTTACATGATTATGACAAGGCTATTGATGATTTACACAGAGCATTAGATATTGCTCCATTTCAAGACCCTGATTTATTGTTATTATTAGGGGAAGCATATAGAAAAAAAGGAAATTCTGAAAAAGCCACAAACAATTTTAAAAAATGTATTGAAAAATCTGCAGAACTGTTGAAGCATCCGCATCAAATGAAGCCTAAATATACAGTGTATAACACGCGCGGGCTGGCTTATATGAATTTAGGTTTATATGATAATGCTGTGGATGACTTTAAATCTGCAGCTAAATTAGCTCCAGAGTATTATCCTCATGCTCATACACATTATAAAACAGAGAGTCTAAAAAACTTAGCTCTTACTTATATGTTACTTGGAAATAAACAAAAGGCTAGAAAAGTTTTTGATAAAGCAAAAACTATTGCAGAATATCAGGAATTGGAATTTACATTGAGGGAACTTAATGAATTATCCTCCAACTTTAGCTAA
- a CDS encoding Radical SAM domain protein (COGs: COG0535 Fe-S oxidoreductase~InterPro IPR007197~KEGG: dae:Dtox_0480 radical SAM domain protein~PFAM: Radical SAM domain protein~SPTR: C8W555 Radical SAM domain protein~PFAM: Radical SAM superfamily): MNYPPTLANNMTLQIEISRLCNRNCPICLRPYISESQNQLMSFHEFSKICDKAMASNIFSYVALHGWGEPLLNPELSKMIKHAKNIGFCVSLTTNGFYLNEQMDKLLSSGLDEIAIGVYDINVLNILAPIIKEFIKKRENIKTYLDVTILKTNFHDLPKFIYLGKKIGVDAIIFHRLFNLHNPSIEYIPLEKESILFNKLIKNAKKLKIKIYLPTKHFYPCKVMRKSIFVTVDGDVTPCCFLPEYSIGNILRNNIEDILSSPLYYAITTGKIQPSICKRCYW; the protein is encoded by the coding sequence ATGAATTATCCTCCAACTTTAGCTAATAATATGACATTACAAATAGAAATCAGCAGGTTATGTAACAGAAATTGTCCCATTTGTTTGAGGCCTTATATCAGTGAATCTCAGAATCAATTGATGTCTTTCCATGAGTTCTCTAAAATCTGTGACAAGGCCATGGCATCAAATATTTTTTCTTATGTTGCATTGCATGGTTGGGGTGAACCTTTACTTAATCCTGAACTTTCTAAAATGATTAAACACGCAAAAAATATTGGTTTTTGTGTCAGTCTCACAACTAATGGGTTCTATTTAAATGAACAAATGGATAAATTATTGTCAAGTGGCCTAGATGAAATTGCTATTGGTGTATATGATATCAATGTTTTAAATATTTTAGCACCAATTATAAAGGAATTCATCAAAAAAAGAGAAAACATTAAAACATATTTAGACGTTACAATTTTAAAAACTAATTTTCATGATCTTCCAAAGTTTATCTATCTTGGCAAAAAAATAGGAGTTGATGCAATTATTTTTCATCGTCTCTTTAATCTTCACAACCCATCTATTGAGTATATTCCATTAGAGAAAGAATCAATCTTATTTAATAAATTAATAAAAAACGCAAAAAAATTAAAAATAAAAATATATTTACCTACAAAGCATTTTTATCCGTGTAAGGTAATGAGAAAAAGTATTTTTGTTACTGTAGATGGCGATGTCACTCCTTGTTGTTTTCTTCCGGAATATTCAATAGGTAATATTTTACGAAATAACATTGAAGATATCCTTTCTTCACCACTGTATTATGCTATAACTACTGGAAAAATACAACCTAGTATATGCAAGAGGTGTTATTGGTGA
- a CDS encoding hypothetical protein (KEGG: min:Minf_1232 hypothetical protein~SPTR: C3B8M1 Type I phosphodiesterase/nucleotide pyrophosphatase), with protein MNQISICFRSVDETFPEDRTGVGESMDVIVNGKVYNHTLFVDPWYYEGLKEGWSWDHFDWKTYYDLAFKITIKWQRYPWQKYPIPVFTKDVYIHYKNLRNPDGSDAGFEEVISLCIAGEEALSLDPIRAGYEAVNLNSMSNWERAAYGTFLTGFKTLYMWLDAVRIVADNLGLSYREVDNQWPLFIICGVTNGVRDGAENRGTNGYTYIHVPSLTLQKDYYYWSPDSDPSVLDKKVKIFNIAKGLILKELEAIILRKIGIDAASPVEEVLDALKNGNAIIDHDPDFIKYLKISAPTGSYIFVDLANNGQTIAGKDYYSEIPTLGEIYGAAGQGGACYHYELTQKVPRIVVKDWNKLQEGLVELIFGLVELARSEGLDPMAYYAIYHAIYHCIGPAIEIRYT; from the coding sequence GTGAACCAAATAAGCATCTGTTTTAGAAGTGTCGATGAAACTTTTCCAGAAGATAGAACTGGTGTAGGTGAATCAATGGATGTAATAGTGAATGGCAAAGTATATAATCACACATTATTCGTTGATCCATGGTACTACGAGGGACTCAAAGAAGGTTGGTCTTGGGACCACTTCGATTGGAAAACTTATTACGATCTTGCATTCAAGATCACTATTAAGTGGCAACGATATCCTTGGCAGAAGTACCCTATCCCAGTATTTACAAAGGATGTATATATCCACTATAAGAATTTAAGAAATCCTGATGGAAGTGATGCAGGTTTTGAAGAAGTGATAAGCTTGTGTATAGCTGGTGAAGAGGCTTTAAGTCTTGATCCAATAAGAGCAGGATATGAAGCAGTTAACTTGAATTCCATGTCAAACTGGGAAAGGGCAGCATATGGAACATTTTTAACAGGCTTCAAAACATTGTATATGTGGTTAGATGCAGTGAGAATAGTCGCTGATAACTTAGGATTAAGTTACAGGGAGGTGGATAATCAATGGCCATTGTTTATAATTTGCGGTGTAACAAATGGTGTAAGAGATGGAGCAGAGAATAGAGGGACTAATGGATATACTTATATCCATGTTCCATCCCTTACACTACAGAAAGATTATTATTATTGGTCTCCAGATAGCGATCCAAGTGTACTTGATAAGAAAGTAAAAATCTTTAACATTGCAAAAGGTTTAATCCTTAAAGAACTTGAAGCAATAATTTTAAGGAAGATAGGAATTGATGCAGCATCTCCAGTTGAAGAAGTATTAGATGCCTTGAAAAATGGAAATGCAATTATTGATCATGACCCAGATTTCATAAAATATTTAAAGATAAGTGCACCAACCGGTAGTTATATATTTGTAGACTTAGCAAATAATGGTCAGACAATAGCTGGTAAAGACTACTACTCAGAGATACCAACATTAGGAGAGATATACGGTGCTGCAGGTCAAGGAGGAGCATGCTATCACTATGAATTAACACAGAAAGTGCCACGGATAGTAGTGAAAGATTGGAATAAATTACAGGAAGGATTAGTTGAGTTAATTTTTGGCTTGGTAGAGTTGGCAAGATCAGAGGGGTTAGATCCGATGGCTTACTACGCGATATATCATGCCATTTATCATTGTATCGGACCAGCTATTGAGATACGGTACACATAA